One stretch of Cytophagaceae bacterium DNA includes these proteins:
- a CDS encoding response regulator transcription factor has translation MIKVALCEDNLTLRTSLAHLLQNSEEFEFLGAYESPIEILQHCKNALSDVILMDVDMPQMNGIEATKLVKEQYENVNILILTVFEDRDKLFSALQAGASGYLLKKSKIIEIIEAIHEIYNGGSPMTPAIARKVLEFFAQPKVVKNTENNLSDRELDILKCLVDGDSYKMIASNCYISMGTVRSHINNIYKKLHVNSKSEAVVKALMDKLI, from the coding sequence GTGATCAAAGTAGCATTGTGCGAAGACAACCTTACCCTTAGAACCAGTTTGGCCCATTTGCTGCAAAATTCGGAGGAGTTTGAATTCCTCGGGGCTTATGAATCACCAATTGAAATTCTTCAGCATTGTAAAAATGCACTTTCAGACGTGATTCTGATGGATGTAGATATGCCTCAAATGAATGGCATAGAGGCCACCAAATTGGTAAAAGAGCAATATGAAAATGTAAATATTTTGATTTTGACGGTTTTTGAAGACCGCGACAAGCTTTTCAGTGCATTACAAGCCGGAGCTTCGGGCTATTTGCTCAAAAAATCCAAAATAATAGAGATCATTGAGGCCATTCATGAGATTTACAATGGGGGCTCACCCATGACGCCGGCTATAGCCCGAAAAGTTCTTGAGTTTTTTGCACAGCCTAAAGTCGTTAAGAATACAGAAAACAACCTATCAGACCGTGAACTGGACATTTTGAAATGTCTCGTTGACGGCGACTCTTACAAAATGATAGCTTCAAATTGTTATATAAGTATGGGTACGGTGCGTAGCCATATTAATAATATATACAAAAAACTACATGTAAATTCAAAGTCTGAGGCGGTGGTGAAAGCTTTGATGGACAAGTTGATTTAG